One Drosophila santomea strain STO CAGO 1482 chromosome X, Prin_Dsan_1.1, whole genome shotgun sequence DNA segment encodes these proteins:
- the LOC120456456 gene encoding membrane-associated progesterone receptor component 1 has protein sequence MESKVGADPNSAYDKEIGNNLNNDDSSFLGNILREILYSPMNLALLAIICFLVYKIVRDRTEVPSVGVAKPSEPELPKLRRDFTVKELRQYDGNQPDGRVLIAVNGIVYDVSKGRRFYGPGGPYATFAGRDASRNLASFSVDLIDKDEYDDLSDLSPMEMDSVREWEMQFKEKYELVGKLLRKGEEPTNYDDDEDEENVNNDEQERKNLPKSKTETDDTKQESHILQGNATKRNNAQDQPTSSTDC, from the exons ATGGAATCCAAAGTTGGTGCAGATCCCAACTCGGCCTACGACAAGGAAATCGGCAATAATCTAAACAACGATGATTCCTCATTTCTGGGCAACATACTGCGCGAAATCCTGTACAGTCCAATGAACCTCGCTCTTCTGGCCATCATCTGTTTCCTGGTCTATAAAATCGTTCGGGATCGCACCGAAGTTCCATCCGTTGGCGTTGCAAAGCCATCCGAACCGGAGTTACCCAAACTTCGCCGCGATTTCACCGTAAAGGAGCTTCGCCAGTACGATGGAAATCAGCCGGATGGCCGCGTTTTGATTGCCGTCAATGGAATCGTTTACGATGTTAGCAAAGGAAGGCGTTTTTACGGTCCAG GTGGGCCATACGCAACCTTTGCGGGAAGAGATGCCTCCCGGAACTTGGCCAGTTTTAGCGTGGATTTAATCGACAAGGATGAATACGATGACCTGAGCGATTTAAGTCCCATGGAAATGGACTCTGTGCGCGAATGGGAAATGCAGTTCAAGG AAAAATATGAGCTTGTTGGCAAGCTTTTGCGCAAGGGCGAGGAACCAACCAACTacgacgatgatgaggacGAGGAGAATGTTAACAATGATGAACAAGAGCGAAAGAACCTACCCAAGTCGAAAACTGAGACTGATGACACCAAACAAGAAAGTCACATTTTGCAAGGCAATGCAACAAAGAGAAACAACGCACAAGATCAGCCCACTTCTTCTACCGACTGTTAG